The following proteins come from a genomic window of Phacochoerus africanus isolate WHEZ1 chromosome 9, ROS_Pafr_v1, whole genome shotgun sequence:
- the LOC125135319 gene encoding cytochrome c oxidase subunit 7B, mitochondrial-like, translated as MFPSAKNALSRLGVRNIQQTMARQNHQKWALDFHDKYGNAVLASGATFCVAVWAYTATQIGIEWNLSPIGRVTPKEWREE; from the coding sequence ATGTTTCCCTCAGCCAAAAATGCACTAAGTCGTCTTGGAGTTCGAAACATTCAGCAAACAATGGCAAGGCAGAACCACCAGAAGTGGGCACTTGATTTCCATGACAAATATGGTAATGCTGTATTAGCTAGTGGAGCCACGTTCTGTGTTGCTGTATGGGCATATACAGCAACACAAATTGGAATAGAATGGAACCTGTCCCCTATTGGCAGAGTCACCCCAAAGGAATGGAGAGAAGAATAA